ctacaaccgccgGCGCGGATACAAGCCGATCCCGCGGTGTGACGCGGAGGAGCAGCAAGCCGAAATGGTGCAGGGCGGGTGCAAAAGCGTGCTTTTCGAGTttcgccgctactacaaccgccgGCGCGGCTACAAGCTGATCCCGCGTTGcgacgcggaggaggaggaggaagccgaaaaGGCACAGGACGGGAGCAAAAGCGTGCTGTGCGAGGGGTGCAAGAAGGTGCCGGTGGAGTGCGAGGAAGAGCGGGATGGGGAGGGCCCGGAGGGGTGCGGCGACCGGCTCATGGCCCGGTGCTGGTTGGAGATGCGGAGCGGGACGAGCTTCGCCGGCTGGAAGGACTTGGCTGACGCGTCCTACATGTACACCCGAGCCGGAAGCTGGAGAAAAGCGATACAGGCATACGGCGAGTTAGCCGCCTATTCTCTCAGGGTAAAATATCGTTTCAGTTATTTATTTTTTTGGAATCGGTGTTAATTACTCCTAGCTATTTTTGGACAGTTTCATATGATATCATGGTCGCCATACATTGATGCAGAGAGGAAGCGAGCTGAGCGCGGGGTCGGCGCTGCTCCGTTCGGCGAAATGCTACGCCGAGATCGAGGAGAAAAGCGAGGAGGACGTCGCCGCCATGAAGCTCGCGCTGGAGGAGGCCCTCGCGCTGTTCGTCAAGAACGGCGACCAGCGGCTGGCCGCCACGGCCTGCTCCGACCTGGCCGAGTTCCACCTGGACCGTAACGACCTCCCGGACGCGCTGCTCTTCTACGAGCGCCGCCGAGTACTACGGCACCGCCAACCGGCGCTTCAACCGCTTCTGCAGGTTCAGAGCTCAGCTTGTCACCTACCTGCTGGCCAACGAAGAGGCGCTTCGCGCCAATGGAGCGCTGCCCATTCGCGACTACAAAAGGAAGTGCGTCGGATACATGAAGCCCAGCGATCCTGATTGGCTTCTTTTGCTGGCCCAGATGCTCGGCACCAGCAGCGTAGCGCACGACtatcatccttcttcttgatttAGTAGCCATCTACTATCATCTTTACaagactagactagactagaattGTGTGTATCAAATACGTAGTATGTGTATGACTTGCATATATTTGGACTTCGACATGTAATTAGAGAGTTACAAGTGTTTGAGCTGAACACATGTAAGTGTAATTCCCGGCTTATGATACTTAAAGGCTATATATGCGGGTACCCAAAATATATATACTAGAGGAAACTCACGTGCATATTGTGGACACGTGGTCGAATATTTTGTCAGATGGCTAACAGGTTAACTTTTTTTTTCtgttacatgattaacatttttttcatatACACGGTTTTGAACATTTTCCTAACATGTGCTGAGCATGAATCCCCTACGCCTCGCGCCTAGGGTTTTTATCCTCTCGGGCGATCTGCCGCCCCTGAGTACTTCCACCCTCCACAAAGTCTGATCGCCGTCTCCGTCGATCGTGCAGCGCCCCAACCACGCCAGGATGGCCTCACCCTCGGACGCCAACTCTGCCACCAGTGGAGGCGCATCGGCGGCCGCAACCCCCATCCTGGAAGATTTCTTCGATCAGTTAGATCTGAACGATGAGGAGTTCAATGATGTTGAGATTGATGAGGAGGATCCAGAAATCAGGGAGAGCGTTAGGTGGCTAGCCCTAGCTAGGGTTCACACCGACAAGAATTTCTCGCAGGCAGCCTTCTACGAGGATATGAGGGCGGCCTGGAATCCGGCGCAAAGGGTCAGATTTCGCCCGGTCGGACCCAAAAGATTTGTTGTCCAAGCTTCCTGCCTGGGCGACTGGGAGCGGATGATGATGCAGGGCCCTTGGCTCTTCCGCAACATGGCGGTCTTGTTGTGTTCGTATGATGGTTTCACCAAGGCGGATGATGTGATTTTCGATCATCTGCCCATCTGGCTACAAGTCCACAAACTACCTGATCCCAACTGCAAACAAGCTATTGTTGAGCGACTCCTTAAAGGGGCTGGAGAAATCCTAGAGATGCGTTTGAACGGCAACACCCGTGGAGACTATATTAGGGTTAGGGTAAACCATGATATCAAGCAGCCTCTGACAAAGTTTGTTAGCGTTGTCCGTGCGCAGGAGAGACAGGTTTATTTGGTGCGGTATGAGAAGTTGGCCCGTTTTTGCAGTTTCTGTGGTCGGATTGGACATGAGCACAAGGAGTGCGGATCCGGGGTTCATGAGAAGCAAAGTCTCAAGTTTGGCGACTGGCTATACGCTGGCGGCCCCAGTCGGCCGAGGCCTGAGCAAACCCCCAGCAGGGCAGATAAATCTCGCCCGATGAGGAAGAATAGCAACCCTAGTGCTTCCTTGGACCCTGGCCTCAAGGCTTTGGACCCCGATACGCTCGACACAGCAACAAGCCCGGTGAAGAACCCGGGTACAATCATGGATGTTGATAGGGATGCGAGGAAGAGATTGAATATGGATAGTGTGGGAGATGATACTCTGAACAAACCAAAAAGCAAGAAGGAGGTGCTGGCCATCACGGATGGCAGCGGTCAAGATCTAGGAGAGAATGCCTCGCCAACGAGCAGCTCTTCTGGCAGCAAACGTGTCAAGCTCACCAAGGATCATGCAACAACTCAGAGATCGGCGGCTTCCCTCGAGGAAGACCGCCGGATGCaatgaatgttggggaacgttgcagaaaacaaaaaaatttcctacggtttcaccaagatccatctatgagttcatctaacaacgagtgattggattgcatctacatacctttgtagatcacgcgcggaagcgttcaagaacggggatgaggaaggcgtactcgacgtgatccaaatcaccggagatcctagcgccgaatggatggcacctccgcgttcaacacacgtacggtcagcgtgacgtctccttcttcttgatccagcaaggggggaggagaagttgaggaagatggctccagcagcagcacgacggcgtggtggtgatggagctgcagtactccggcagggctttgccaagcactatggaggaggaggatgtgttggagagggagagggaggcaccaaagatgtggtatgagaggccctccttcccccactatatatagggagtccaaaggggggggcgccggccctaggagatccaatctcctaggggggcggcggccaagggaggagtccctcccccccaaggcacctaggggtgccttccccctttgggactcttccctccttgaaaccctaggcgcatgggcctcttggggctggtgcccttgccccatgtaggccaaggcgcaccccctacagcccatgtggcccccggggcaggtggccccacccggtggacccccgggacccttccggtggtcccggtacaataccgatgaccccgaaacttgtcacgatgcccgaaatagcacttcctatatataattctttacctccggaccattccggaactcctcgtgacgtccgggatctcatccgggactccgaacaacattctggttactgcatatacatatccctacaaccctagcgtcaccgaaccttaagtgtgtagaccctacgggtttgggagacatgtagacatgaccgagatcgctctccggtcaataaccaacaacgggatctggatacccatgttggctcccacatgctcctcgatgatctcatcggatgaaccacgatgtcgaggattcaagcaaccccgtatacagttccctttgtcaatcggtatgttacttgcccgagatctgatcgtcggtatcccaatacctcgttcaatctcgttaccggcaagtcactttactcgtaccgcaatgcatgatcccgtgaccagacacttggtcactttgagctcattatgatgatgcattaccgagtgggcccagtgatacctctccgtcatgcggagtgacaaatcccagtcttgatccatgtcaacccaatagacactttcggagatacccgtagtatacctttatagtcacccagttacgttgtgacgtttggtacacccaaagcactcctacggtatccgggagttacacgatctcatggtctaaggaaaagatacttgacattggaaaactctagcaaacgaactatacgatcttgtgctatgtttaggattgggtcttgtccatcacatcattctcctaatgatgtgatcccgttatcaatgacatccaatgtccatagtcaggaaaccatgactatctgttgatcaacgagctagtcaactagaggcttactagggacatgttggtgtctattattcacacatgtattacgatttccggataacacaattatagcatgaataaagac
The window above is part of the Triticum aestivum cultivar Chinese Spring chromosome 2A, IWGSC CS RefSeq v2.1, whole genome shotgun sequence genome. Proteins encoded here:
- the LOC123191480 gene encoding uncharacterized protein, whose product is MVHSSCHVVGTITSLFRRYYNRRRGYKPIPRCDAEEQQAEMVQGGCKSVLFEFRRYYNRRRGYKLIPRCDAEEEEEAEKAQDGSKSVLCEGCKKVPVECEEERDGEGPEGCGDRLMARCWLEMRSGTSFAGWKDLADASYMYTRAGSWRKAIQAYGELAAYSLRRGSELSAGSALLRSAKCYAEIEEKSEEDVAAMKLALEEALALFVKNGDQRLAATACSDLAEFHLDRNDLPDALLFYERRRVLRHRQPALQPLLQVQSSACHLPAGQRRGASRQWSAAHSRLQKEVRRIHEAQRS